The following nucleotide sequence is from Candidatus Thermoplasmatota archaeon.
TTCTAACCAAGCCTCTCTTAAATTCGCCAGTAGTATATAAATGAATATGGTGCTCTTTTCCAAAAACTTCTTTAATTAATTCTATATAACGCAGAGTTCTTTTTGGAACGAGCATAGGGTCGCCACCTGTGATTCCAGTGCCAAGTGCATTGATAAGCTCAGCTTCTTCAATAATATCATTGTAGCATTTAACTCTTCTTTCATTTGCAAATACCACATCTTTATTTCTTTTCTCTTTAGAAAGTGGGCAGTAAAAACATTTCCTTTTACACAAGCCAGTAACCAGTAACACGAGTTTAGCGCCTTTTGCGCAATATTTACATCCTTTCGGCAGTTTACCAATGACTCTAGAGCCTGCCTGTAAAGTTATAACAACCATATCTTTTTGAAAATATTCGATGCCTCTACTCCAAATACTCCTTCACTATCCTCATTGCGCAGTACTTACCGCACATAGAGCATGTTTCACTGTATTGAGGCTTGCGCTTTCTTCTGTATTCTTTTGCCTTCTCGCTATCAACTGCAAGTTCAAACTGCTTTTTCCAATTTAGAGAAAATCTTGCTTTAGCCATTTCTAGGTCAAGCTTGTAATTCTTGCCTCTTGCTAAATCTGCTACATGAGCTGCAATTCTACTGGCAATAACGCCTTCTTTTACATCATTAACGCTTGGCAGAGCAAGATGCTCACCAGGGGTTACGTAGCACAGAAAATCAGCTCCGTAATAAGCTGCTAAAGCGCCTCCAATTGCACCTACTAAATGGTCGTAGCCTGGAGCTATATCTGTAACAAGCGGTCCTAGCACGTAAAAAGGCGCATTTTTACAAATTGCCTTCTCCATCCTAACATTAGCTTCTATTTGGTTTAGAGGCACATGCCCAGGACCTTCAACTATAACTTGAACTCCTTTCTCTCTCGCTCTTTCTACGAGCTCCCCCACTATTATAAGCTCTTGAATCTGCGGCCTATCGCTTGCATCTGCAATACAGCCTGGCCTCAAACCATCGCCCAGCGAAATTGTGAAAGAATATTTCTCAGCAAGTTCTAGTAAATAATCGTAGTTTTTGTAAAGTGGGTTCTCTTTTTGATTGTGCAGCATCCAAGCAACTAAAAAAGCTCCACCCCTACTAACAACGCCAGTAACTCTTTTTTGAACTCTCAATTTCTCAATGCTCTCTTTAGTAATGCCGCAATGTAGCGTCATAAAATCAACACCATCTTTCGCATGCCTCTCAATAGCGTTGAAAATAGAATCTTCAGTCATGCGCACTATTGCGCTCTTCTTTGCAAATTCTATACCTGCTTGGTAGATAGGCACTGTGCCAACTGGAATATTCGCGCTCTTCAATATTTTCTTTCTAATCAAATCGATATCCCCTCCTATACTCAAGTCCATGAGAGTATCAGTCTTATATTCTATTGCAATTTTAGCTTTCTCCAGCTCTTCTTCTAAATTTGCATAATCAGGCGAAGTGCCAATGTTGGCGTTGATTTTGACTCTAAGCCCGCTACCTATACCTAAAGGTTTTGGAGAGTGAATTGGGTTAAAAGGCAGTGCTATAGAGCCTTTTTTAAACCCCCTATGTATTCTTTCTAACTCTAAATTTTCAGCTTTAGCAACTTCTTTTAGCTGTACTGCCAGTTCTGAAGCTAGTTTGGTAAGAGACATACAGAAATAAAAAAGGCTTTTCTGGACTATGAGCTTTTTCTTTCCCTGAAGGCTCGCTTCATATGCTTTATATACAATGAATAATATTTTTAATACGAGAAAGAAATGGAAAAGCGCTTGCGTTGCGCGACAGGCATTGAGGGATTAGATAATATTTTAAACGGAGGCATCCCAATTGGCAATAGTGTACTTGTTGCAGGCGCTTGCGGCTCAGGTAAAACAACTCTTTCAATGGAGTTTTTAGTTAATGGCGCTAAACTTGGCGATACTTGCATGTTCATTTCTGTTACAGAGCCTGTCTCTAAACTTGTGGAAAACTTAAAAAGCTTCAATTTCTTCGACCCAAAGCTTATAGCTGAAAGGAAGCTAAACCTTTTCGACTTGGGTAGTATTTACGAACGACTAGGTATAGAGAAAAAAGGCTATACTATTTCTAACGTAGAGCCTATTGTAAATGCAATTGAAGATATAACAAAGAAGCTAAATGCTAAAAGACTTGTGATAGATTCTATTACTGCGGTATGCCATCAGTTGGAGAATAGAACTAGGATAAGAGAACTTATATTCAATTTAGGTAGAGTTCTTTCAGCGCTTAAGTGCACTACTTTAATGACTTCTGAAGTACAGCCTACAGGCTCATGGGGCGGTTTGCCAGGAGTAATGTATTCTGTATACGGTATAGAAGAAGCCATTGCAGACGGTATAATTTTACTTGGTACTATAGAAAGGAAAGGCTATATGCTGAGAACTTTACATGTAGTTAAAATGAGAGGCACGACGCACTCACTTGCAAAATATATCCTTGACTTGACTCCAAATGGCGTTGTACTCATACCTTTACTTAAATGGGGTGCTGAAAGTGGCTGAAATTGCTGAAGAAATAGCATCTAAATTAAAGCAGTTAAAGAGCCATGAAGTTACTCTCATCTCTGTTGATATTACTAACTATTTTAAAGTAATACTTGGTGCAATGAGCTATCTTGTAAATCACCGCAAAATGGGCGGAGTCTATATTTCTGCAACCCGTCCCTCTAAAGCTGTTATTTCAAGATTAGAAACTGAGAATGTGAATCTAAGCGATGTTTTATTTGTAGACAGCGTGTCGTATATGAGCGAAGGCCCTCCGCCGCCTGCTGATAACGTAGTCTTCGTTGAGAGCCCTACTATGTTGGAATTGATACTTACTAAAACTGATAGTCTTCTGAAAAGAGCGAAAAGCGAGCACAAGTTTGTCTTCTTCGACTCCGTTAACGCACTTTCAATTTATAACAGTGAAAAGATACTGACAGAATTTTTGCATGTACTAGTCAATGCTCTTAGCGCTAAAGATGCATCTTCTTTGTTGCTTTCTGTTAAAGAGCAAACTCCTAAAGATATTGACGGCTTACTTAGAATGCTGTGCGATAATGTTATAGAAATACGTGGGTGAATAGGAAAATGATATCGGAGCCTTTAACCCAGATAAAATCGGCAGATAAAGTTGTATGGATGACTAGGCCGGCTAGGAGTAAAGAAGTGGTGTCAGAGATTATAGACTATACAATATTATCTCTGGCAACTACTGTTTTCAAAAAACTATCTAAAGAAAAAGCATCTGAGATACTAATGAACGCGGCTGAACTGCTCGGCTCAAAAGTTTACGACGAGTTCGTAACTAAGAAAATCACCACACCTCAAGAATGGTGTGAAAATATTAACGAGCTTATTTTCGAGCCGATGGGCACCACACTTAAATGGGTAAAAGTAACTGATGACTCAGCAGAAGTTGAGATCTTCGAATGCCCTACTTTAGCACGAGCTCTGGCTGCGCCTGAGATTGTATGCCCTTTTTCTTACGGGTTTGGAAGAGCTCTCTGGCGCAAATCATTTCCTGAAGGCGATCTAAAAATGCGCGGAACAATTGCTCTAGGTATGAAAGGGTGCAATTTCCAGTTTATTAAGAAGTCGAGTGAGAGTATGCGTGAAGACCTTAAACGTATGATGCAGCAAGCAGTATTACCTGAGCGTGTTGATGTACATCCCAAACCACTAACTGAATTCACAATTAGAGTAGGAGATTATGCCATACTAGCTCTTACAGATAGTATTTTCGGTAGCCTTGATAAGAACGAAGCAAGCGAAGTTGTTATTACTGCTGCAGAAGAATTGGGAAGATTAGTATTTGAGAAAAGAGTCGGTAAAAAAATTGAAAAATATACTCCTATGGATTGGGCAAGACTCACGAGCGGTTATATCTGGAACTTACAAGGTACTGGAATAGTATTCTCAGAAATTTCAGATGAAAAAATAGTGGCGCATATATTTAAATGCCCTACTCCAGAGCGTGCAGGAAAATCTCCTCATATAGCATGTCCTTTTTCATGGGGCTATGCTAGAGGCGTCTGGAAGAGCATATTTAGCGAAGGTGAGGTGCTCATGGGCGGGACAATGGCGCACGGCGCACCTACATGCCAATTCTTTTTTTATGTGAAGGCAGGCAGGGAGCTTAGTGAAGAGCGTGAAAGAGTGAGAAGATATCTTACTAAAGAAGAGGAGCTAAGATTATTGTAATAAAAAATGCCTACTACAGGTATACCTAAATTGGATAGCGTACTTATGGACGGCATTCCTGAAGGCTTCTCAGTACTTGTAGTCGGCTCGCCAGGCTCTGGTACCGAGCTTTTTGCGAAGCAGTTTGCTGGCGCTGCTGTTAAAGGCGAAAAGGCTCTTTATTTTACAACTACCGAAGGTCATGAGGAAGTAAAGGCTACTATGAGAAGCTATGGGTGGCGAGAGGATATTGAAGTAATAAGTATTGCAACACAATACTATGAGAAGGTACTTTCTAAAGAGCTTGAAGCAAGTAGGCTGAAAAGAGAAGGCTTGAGCATTTCAGATATAGCTAAATTAACACTTGGTGAAGAGCACGAGGAAGTTAATTTTTTAGAAACTTTAACTTACGAGCTTTCTAAGCAGAAGGGCGGGTATAGAGTGGCTATAGACTCTTTAGACTTCTTTTTAGAGCACTATCCAAGTGAAGACGTACTCTCAGCTTTAAGAGCCATTGTGACTCATATCCATTACACGAAGGGTGTAGCGCTGCTCACACTTGCAAAAGATGTTTATGATAAAAGGATAGAAAATGCTATTGCAGCTATAGTAGATTGCTTGATAGAATTAGAGGTTCTTAAAATAGGCACAGGCTTCGAGAATAGATTGATAATAAAGAAAGTTAAGAATCAGCCTCAAAAAATGGCAACTTTGATTTACTCGATAACAGAGAAAGGAATTACTCCTGAGCTGATTACGAGAATAGGGTGATTTATTCATATCTTATAGCTTCAACAGGCGAGACTTTTGTGGCTTTCCATGCCGGGTATAGAGCAAAGATTAGGCAAAGTGGTACGCAGGTATAGAAAGCGACAACCATTGAGTATGGAATAGTTTTAGAAATATTAATAAAAGCGAACATACCTTTAAGATAAACTTTTATTGAACTAACTAACATAAAACCTAGCACACTGCCTATCAAATAGCTTGTTAAAGTGATTATTCCAGCCTCACCTAAAAATATAGCTAATATATGTTTTCGTTCTGCGCCAACAGCTCTCATTATACCAATTTCACGCTTCCTTTCTGTAACAGTCATTATCATTACTACAAGTATGACTACTCCTGCAACAACAAGTGCAAGCAAGTTCGTTATTTGAGTAAGAATATCAAATTGCCCTAACTGACGGTTCGTTAGCTCAACAACATCTGCTAAAGAAACCACCCAAAAATCTTCTATGCCATAATGGCTCTCTTTCAAAACCTCTTTTATTCTACTAGCTACAATATCTATATTCTCGTAACTGTCAACTTCGACAGCTATTTTATCTAACTCATTGCCCTTACCAGTAATATCCATTGCAATAGCTACAGGAATGAACATTGCTCTATCAAAAGACGGCATGAAAAATGGTGCTACTTTATGATTTAAAATACCTATAACAGTAAAATTATAGTTTGTAATATTTACTATACCCTGAGCTCTTACAGTATTATTAAGTATTTTGGCGACTTCGTAACCTACAATCACAGGGATATCGCTACCTTCTTCATAAATATAAGAGTCGTTAAATAACTCACCCCTTTCTAACGTCAATCTAAATATAGAAAAGTATTCTGAGGTTATACCACTTAAAGCAAACGATTTATTAAATAGCGGCAAGAATATACCCCCCTCAATTATAGGGCTTGCATAAACCACATGCTCTGCATTACTAATATTTTCAGAATCTTCAATTGTAAGTGGATATATGTATGGAGTTACACGTTGCCACCCTCCCTGCGCTGATTCTTCATACTTACCGGGCGAGACAAACAGCCAATTAGAGCCTATGCTCTTTACTTCATTAACATAATATTCTTTGAAACCTTCCATCATAGAAATATTCGAGACAATAAGCATTATTGTTATTGTTACACCGATAATTGTAAGAAACGTTCTCCATTTTTTCCTTCTTAATCCGTCAAAGCTACAACCCAAAATTTTAGTCAATCTCATTTTTCAACCTACTATTTTACCATCAGAAATTTTTAATATTTTCTTACAGTAATTTGCTACAGCTTCGTTATGAGTTACTATAAAAATCGTTTTGCCAATATCGTTAAGATTATCGAAAGTAGCCATTAATTCTTCGGTCGTTTTAGAATCAAGATTACCGGTAGGCTCGTCGCATAGCAATAACACAGGGTCGTTTACCAGCGCTCTAGCGATCGCTACCCTCTGCATTTCGCCGCCGCTGAGTTCATTTGGCTTATGGTGCTCTCGCCCCTCTAAACCCACTAATTTAAGTAGAGCTTTAGCATGCTCTAATTCGTTCTTTAGTTTACGCTTTCTTGCAAAAGTTAGTGGTAGTAATACGTTCGAAAATGCTGTCATAGTCGGTACGAGATAGAACATTTGGAAGACAAACCCTATCTTCTCAGACCTTATCTCAGCAAGTTTCTTCTCTGAAAGTTTCGAAAGAGCTTCACCTTCAAACAATACTTCACCTTTAGTCTGCCTATCTAGCGCTCCTAATATATAGAGTAAAGTAGTTTTACCTGAGCCACTAGGTCCCATAAGTGCAATATAATCTTTGGCATTTATCTCAATGTCTATACCGCGCAAGGCATGCACGTAACTCTTGCCTAATTTAAATGTTTTTTCCAATCCTATGCCTTTAACAATTGCTGTCACTTTAGCACCTTACCCATATACCAATCAATTCTTTCGTATCCAAGCTTTCTATAATAATTTCTAGCGCCTACACCACTATTCACGAAAAGTTTGTTTGCTCCAGCTTCTTTAGCAATCCTTTCGCATTCTTTTATAAGCTCTCTACCATAGCCTCGATGCTGCCATTCTTTGCTTCCAGCACTTTTGCCAATTGCTACTGAATGACCAACTACTTTTAGCTCACGAATAATTCCATTATTTTCTAAAATTTCTTTCCAAGGCTTTTTTGGGAATCTTAATCTTGCGTAAGCCACCAAAGCGCTACCATTACTTTCTTCAAAACTCAGAAAAATTTCTTTACCGTTACTTGCATTGTAATCTTCCCTTAATAACTTTATATCTTCTGCTTTAAGCTCTTTATCACCTATCTCTCTGCACCTTATACATTTACATTGCAACCCTAATTGAGTCATTCTTTCTTTAACTAGCTGGCGAAGATTGCTGCTCTTTACCCCTGCAATGATTAGCTGACTTGGAATATCGCGCTGAATCCTTTGAATTCTTATCCATTTGGGTACCTGAGCTTTTACTTTGGCGAGTAACTCTACAGCACTCTCAGTATCAAGCTCTTTGTATTCGTGGGATTTCCATTTCTCGTAAAGCTCTGTGCCCTCAATAACAAGCGTTGGATAGATTTTCAGCATGTCAGGCTTGAATGATTCGCTACTAAATATTTTATTAAAACACTCCAGCTCTTCAGCATTACTCACATTAGGCAGTCCAGGCATTATATGATAGCACACCTTAAGACCTGCATCTTTCAAAATTCTAGTTGCTTTTATAGTATCGTTTGTGGTATGCCCCCTGTTCACAGCTTTTAAAACACTATCATATAGAGTTTGCACGCCAAGCTCTACTCTTGTAGTACCGAAGGCGAGCATTTTTTCCACATGCTCTTGCTTGCACCAATCAGGTCTTGTCTCTATTGTAAGTCCTATGCATCTTGAACTTGCGACTTCATTCTTTTTTTGAGCTTCAATCAAATTTTTGCTCTCTGAATTATTCATTGCGTCAAAGCAGCTCTTAATAAAATATTCTTGATAATCTTGCGCTCTTGCAGTAAAAGTACCGCCCATTACAATAAGCTCAATTTTACTTATCGAATGCCCTATAGCTTTTAACTGCTCCAGCCTTGCCCTCATTTGCAAGTATGGCTTGTAGTCATACATACTAGCTCTTAGTGAAGCTGGCTCCTTACCAGTATAGCTCTGAGCTGTGCCTTTTTCTATACCTCCAGGACAATAGCCGCACTTGCCATGGGGGCAAGCGTATGGCGAAGTCATTACTGCAACAACTGCAACACCTGAAAGACTACGGACAGGCTTGAGTGTGAGTAAATTTTGGATATTAGGAAATTTTGCAGAGTAACTCAAAATATCAGCATCGCTTGGGACTTCAGGAGCAGAATATTTTCTACAGAGCTCTATTTTTATTCTATGAACCTCTTCTTTTGTGCTTGATTTCCTCGCCAGGATCTCAGATAGTATCTCTTTACAAATTTCTGCAGAGGTCATTGTGTTAACATAAAACGATTTGTAGTTTATGAAAGTTTTGGCTGAGCATTTTTAAAAACCGCTGCTTCTTACCCTGATACTTTCAAACTCTCTAACAATTTTTACGAGCTATTTGCCAAATCTAGTAAGCGAATATAAAAAAAATAATCGTCTCCCAGGAGGATAACTTATTTTTGAAGTTACAGAACCAATACGTCTTTTTGCGCTCAGGCTTTCATTATAGCAAGCAAAAATACGCCTACTGCTACAGCACCGCCAATAAGAGCACCTACGATAGCAATAATTGCATCATAGAGTATAAAAAGATTCCAAGAATCTTTAGTAGGTCCGAAGTATACCATAAAGTACCAGAGTAATAAAAGGAATACCACTCCTAGTACTATTAGTCCAGCGCCTATACCTCTGCTTTTACCTGAGCCGAAATAAGTAGCGAAGCAGCCAGCCACTATTGCGCAAATACCTAGAGCTAGGAAGAAAACGCTCCCTAATATTGCTAAATAATCTCCCATTTTTCTATCACCTCAGAACTTTATACCAGTCAGCGTCTTCGTATCTATAACGCCAGGTATTGTCCTTATCTTGTCTATGACTATTTCACCGAGAGCATTGAAATCTTCAGCTTCCACTTTTGCAATTAAATCGTATTCTCCAAAAAGAGGATGTAGCTCTACTATCTCTGGTATTTTCAGCAGCTCGTTGTACACATCATGCTCCTTTGCAGGAGCTGTACTTATCAGCACGAAGCCTATTGCCAAACTCTCACCAAAGAATAGAAATGCTCTAGGTATTATTAAATGTTTCTGAAAAAGAAATCTTAATATTTAATATATGCGCAAGGTATTATGACTACAATGAAATTACCCAGCACTCTCGTAACACATTGCCCTTTCTGCAGAAAG
It contains:
- a CDS encoding tRNA uridine(34) 5-carboxymethylaminomethyl modification radical SAM/GNAT enzyme Elp3, whose product is MTSAEICKEILSEILARKSSTKEEVHRIKIELCRKYSAPEVPSDADILSYSAKFPNIQNLLTLKPVRSLSGVAVVAVMTSPYACPHGKCGYCPGGIEKGTAQSYTGKEPASLRASMYDYKPYLQMRARLEQLKAIGHSISKIELIVMGGTFTARAQDYQEYFIKSCFDAMNNSESKNLIEAQKKNEVASSRCIGLTIETRPDWCKQEHVEKMLAFGTTRVELGVQTLYDSVLKAVNRGHTTNDTIKATRILKDAGLKVCYHIMPGLPNVSNAEELECFNKIFSSESFKPDMLKIYPTLVIEGTELYEKWKSHEYKELDTESAVELLAKVKAQVPKWIRIQRIQRDIPSQLIIAGVKSSNLRQLVKERMTQLGLQCKCIRCREIGDKELKAEDIKLLREDYNASNGKEIFLSFEESNGSALVAYARLRFPKKPWKEILENNGIIRELKVVGHSVAIGKSAGSKEWQHRGYGRELIKECERIAKEAGANKLFVNSGVGARNYYRKLGYERIDWYMGKVLK
- a CDS encoding ABC transporter ATP-binding protein — protein: MTAIVKGIGLEKTFKLGKSYVHALRGIDIEINAKDYIALMGPSGSGKTTLLYILGALDRQTKGEVLFEGEALSKLSEKKLAEIRSEKIGFVFQMFYLVPTMTAFSNVLLPLTFARKRKLKNELEHAKALLKLVGLEGREHHKPNELSGGEMQRVAIARALVNDPVLLLCDEPTGNLDSKTTEELMATFDNLNDIGKTIFIVTHNEAVANYCKKILKISDGKIVG
- the thiC gene encoding phosphomethylpyrimidine synthase, producing the protein MSLTKLASELAVQLKEVAKAENLELERIHRGFKKGSIALPFNPIHSPKPLGIGSGLRVKINANIGTSPDYANLEEELEKAKIAIEYKTDTLMDLSIGGDIDLIRKKILKSANIPVGTVPIYQAGIEFAKKSAIVRMTEDSIFNAIERHAKDGVDFMTLHCGITKESIEKLRVQKRVTGVVSRGGAFLVAWMLHNQKENPLYKNYDYLLELAEKYSFTISLGDGLRPGCIADASDRPQIQELIIVGELVERAREKGVQVIVEGPGHVPLNQIEANVRMEKAICKNAPFYVLGPLVTDIAPGYDHLVGAIGGALAAYYGADFLCYVTPGEHLALPSVNDVKEGVIASRIAAHVADLARGKNYKLDLEMAKARFSLNWKKQFELAVDSEKAKEYRRKRKPQYSETCSMCGKYCAMRIVKEYLE
- a CDS encoding Lrp/AsnC ligand binding domain-containing protein, which encodes MAIGFVLISTAPAKEHDVYNELLKIPEIVELHPLFGEYDLIAKVEAEDFNALGEIVIDKIRTIPGVIDTKTLTGIKF
- a CDS encoding RAD55 family ATPase, which gives rise to MPTTGIPKLDSVLMDGIPEGFSVLVVGSPGSGTELFAKQFAGAAVKGEKALYFTTTEGHEEVKATMRSYGWREDIEVISIATQYYEKVLSKELEASRLKREGLSISDIAKLTLGEEHEEVNFLETLTYELSKQKGGYRVAIDSLDFFLEHYPSEDVLSALRAIVTHIHYTKGVALLTLAKDVYDKRIENAIAAIVDCLIELEVLKIGTGFENRLIIKKVKNQPQKMATLIYSITEKGITPELITRIG
- a CDS encoding ABC transporter permease, with the protein product MRLTKILGCSFDGLRRKKWRTFLTIIGVTITIMLIVSNISMMEGFKEYYVNEVKSIGSNWLFVSPGKYEESAQGGWQRVTPYIYPLTIEDSENISNAEHVVYASPIIEGGIFLPLFNKSFALSGITSEYFSIFRLTLERGELFNDSYIYEEGSDIPVIVGYEVAKILNNTVRAQGIVNITNYNFTVIGILNHKVAPFFMPSFDRAMFIPVAIAMDITGKGNELDKIAVEVDSYENIDIVASRIKEVLKESHYGIEDFWVVSLADVVELTNRQLGQFDILTQITNLLALVVAGVVILVVMIMTVTERKREIGIMRAVGAERKHILAIFLGEAGIITLTSYLIGSVLGFMLVSSIKVYLKGMFAFINISKTIPYSMVVAFYTCVPLCLIFALYPAWKATKVSPVEAIRYE
- a CDS encoding ATPase domain-containing protein, yielding MEKRLRCATGIEGLDNILNGGIPIGNSVLVAGACGSGKTTLSMEFLVNGAKLGDTCMFISVTEPVSKLVENLKSFNFFDPKLIAERKLNLFDLGSIYERLGIEKKGYTISNVEPIVNAIEDITKKLNAKRLVIDSITAVCHQLENRTRIRELIFNLGRVLSALKCTTLMTSEVQPTGSWGGLPGVMYSVYGIEEAIADGIILLGTIERKGYMLRTLHVVKMRGTTHSLAKYILDLTPNGVVLIPLLKWGAESG